From a single Tachypleus tridentatus isolate NWPU-2018 chromosome 6, ASM421037v1, whole genome shotgun sequence genomic region:
- the LOC143252978 gene encoding uncharacterized protein LOC143252978 isoform X2 — protein MNFTKFTLTFFRMFGTDSLAALCHKTPNQPTNQSTSDLKMASDWKILFLKGYSPYSVLKVTNSIHSKLFQSLIEDGLSNENQHHDSTSSDSAFGDFAKMLMGKRDSYTKNGYDLENSTIPKTQCYEPVSVSLQNNISGNHSLELRTSEPSSVMTSLNGIESSELLKYRPGLENFSTVPAKESSTVSANGFFTSDSRFLPKNIAVRSSIGQGQFERCRKYEVEKCYETTHPLVNKDLFTASHELTPQENKRDNIAFTDKLDMPDAHTCPRETVLKQNYFLKEETAIAMKSGYSTQSFLASLPSGTPTSVPNSSLRSGKSNVSTEKELLVFTKSDSNTNNSSDKYEEIINMQQGNNKYNTKYIETRTSFSGYPGFRNVAPLVKNNFQAFKNTSAIWTANQNLHMPSSVYGTKREKNKIESVLHGISMHQLSVDSKIVKSAVEKEMLGFTCSNNGILPTLGNKKENSHSNSAKTQLTEISLQRNELDKEERVTDDKFDLKAGNVVDLHILQAAGHLDCISKENSSYSISSSEFSEECSVSDKPAHLNLQKVWTNNQMSQLNQSEFQSPILMKSNNTLELKHPQNPEGSIIKDLLLKTRNSKFSLGTENSESSITQFHVLNTQRIFRCNSCNAVFSKESNLFAHETSNLECIDTTSDVLFPKQGSDFYSCSSSSNFLNQDPKKIGAEFTDKEYEEYQSILNSNNYLASPKHQTSFSLIQKTPPKKRKFPEQLLDLSYDNPESNQQECQEYEKNKINDRVNHNTNDILKSNTQARLKTMKDNLLFDKEQAMTNSEILMPPVFEEARSPLASVQTAENLVLSSVETSAEVAVSKASDSSTVSTSCCIVKDWQRNIKVTKQDESNTLLSALHFNKLTPKISENLNRKSVIAFPDKLLEVVSPMHHSSLKRSDNSKKQSLFTSNVPSLHCQQDHVITSNEFADHKAINTESSVMGEPFKLQSLVSHSGNTSEKGMFFSRLEQSPSLILLSPSTSDSTNGTILECQDKPGMGALTEPLECSDTENSNSSISDIPTSFKPVELSNYGKRKRVSTNLEDVENDKVSKVNLKRPTSLPLKKKRVTACMIGSTLISPETPRPRKSCIQQYINGQAYTYLGLKCSTRSTFCCSYRPQPMYVPQDTDPKLSMYCNWQAVPVKNKILNLTPGQHMGLYDSRQWLLEQKIIMSQSLSFQQLINTHSSYWMYSMQKQLNTEKCHANKPFKLDQSNHERQDEVNTSISDDSKANTEKNNNNWRKNKIVAAKEVTAECCLPKVRRDVEAACIETENIIKQNDREIQTIENQKVQSQGASSSAEFITGNIPAGSSQMDKNITKKNTCEVLFQNKSAQKVQKPNSDQLILFSANNCKSLPSCDFPREFEVPFSDDSILSQEYQPLARNFSGGEHHSHSLSLEYDSTSPVIDHQIWDESLLAEQPMDLRITRNIYPVPEINNKVSNELNTTVEDHPLECQNSTKINIHKTSDEKIAVNSSKAQEVEQRLEINDNQQNNFKTCTTLRSSNCKSLAISEKTSSILVPTESSKCRPCIENHSHVKSSKMHEEFVVARSTQGNSFDEGKSVCEICHKSFRKPSMLRLHLNIHYFERRFRCDSCSLSFHTIGHLQKHKRSLSHNNKLNRNLTFGSVTADNPRPFKCSDCKIAFRIHGHLAKHLRSKMHIMKLECLGKLPFGLYAEIERSGVNVNEIDTTDCANSLESLQVMAQRLYRQEPDNLHWDTASFSSSEEEDCRQSPACTVFSEVQAVSCSDSLVSTAVQSLVLNQKLMSSKSEVKIEPQDNEPITISKQFNNSGQKALICQICQLLFNNTEEIKKHMFSSHHIVVGGTETFIHLLQSKSSKSEELDVNSYFPGSSSKISCSMYDKTFSSQETLQNHVSVSRTQHKQPLDYTDTSCAGCS, from the exons atgaattttactaaatttactttaactttcttccggatgtttggcacagatagtctagctgctttgtgccataaaacaccaaatcaaccaaccaatcaatcaaCCTCTGATTTGAAAATGGCTTCAGATTGGAAAATTCTGTTTCTGAAGGGCTATTCACCCTACAGTGTCTTGAAAGTAACAAATTCTATTCACTCCAAACTTTTTCAGA GTCTCATTGAAGACGGACTCAGCAATGAGAACCAACATCATGATTCAACATCATCAGACAGTGCTTTTGGGGACTTTGCTAAAATGTTGATGGGAAAGCGGGATTCTTATACCAAGAATGGATATGATCTGGAAAATTCTACCATTCCAAAAACACAATGTTATGAACCAGTATCTGTTTCCCTCCAAAATAATATCTCAGGAAATCACTCTTTGGAGTTAAGAACTTCTGAGCCTTCTTCTGTAATGACTTCCTTGAATGGAATCGAGTCTTCAGAATTACTGAAATACAGACCTGGGCTTGAAAACTTTTCTACAGTGCCAGCAAAAGAGTCTTCCACTGTCTCAGCAAATGGCTTTTTCACATCTGATTCAAGGTTTCTTCCCAAAAATATTGCAGTACGTTCTAGTATAGGGCAAGGACAGTTTGAAAGATGTAGGAAATATGAAGTTGAAAAGTGCTATGAAACTACCCATCCTTTAGTAAACAAGGATTTGTTTACAGCAAGTCATGAGCTTACTCCTCAAGAAAATAAAAGGGACAATATTGCATTTACAGATAAACTTGATATGCCAGATGCTCATACTTGTCCAAGGGagacagttttaaaacaaaattattttttaaaagaagagACTGCAATTGCAATGAAATCTGGTTATTCCACACAGTCTTTTCTTGCATCTTTACCTTCTGGAACACCTACATCTGTGCCAAACTCTTCTTTAAGGTCGGGCAAGAGCAATGTGTCAACTGAAAAAGAACTACTTGTTTTTACTAAATCTGATAGCAACACAAATAATAGTTCTGATAAATATGAAGAGATAATTAATATGCAGCAAGGTAATAATAAGTACAATACAAAGTACATTGAAACAAGAACTTCATTTTCAGGTTACCCTGGTTTTAGAAATGTAGCTCCTTTGgtaaaaaataactttcaagCTTTTAAAAACACATCAGCAATTTGGACTGCTAACCAGAATTTACATATGCCAAGCTCTGTGTATGGtactaaaagagaaaaaaataaaatagaatctgTACTTCATGGCATAAGTATGCACCAACTTTCTGTGGATTCAAAGATTGTCAAGTCAGCTGTGGAAAAGGAAATGCTTGGATTCACGTGTTCCAATAATGGAATACTTCCTACTCTtggaaacaaaaaagaaaattctcACAGTAACAGTGCCAAGACACAGTTGACAGAGATTTCATTACAGAGAAATGAACTAGACAAAGAAGAGAGAGTTACTGATGATAAATTTGACTTAAAAGCTGGAAATGTGGTAGACTTGCATATTCTTCAGGCTGCTGGTCATCTAGATTGTATTTCCAAAGAGAATAGTTCTTATTCCATATCTTCATCTGAGTTTTCTGAAGAATGCAGTGTAAGTGATAAACCTGCTCACTTAAACTTACAAAAGGTTTGGACTAATAATCAAATGAGCCAATTAAACCAGTCAGAATTTCAAAGTCCAAtcttaatgaaaagtaataatacaTTAGAACTTAAACATCCACAAAATCCAGAGGGCAGTATTATAAAGGATCTATTATTAAAAACCAGAAACTCTAAATTCTCTCTCGGTACAGAGAATAGTGAATCATCTATAACTCAGTTCCATGTACTGAATACACAGAGGATATTCAGGTGTAATTCATGTAATGCTGTATTTTCTAAAGAAAGTAATCTATTTGCTCATGAAACCAGTAACTTAGAATGTATTGATACCACTAGTGATGTGCTGTTTCCAAAACAGGGTTCTGATTTTTACTCATGTTCATCTTCTAGTAATTTTCTCAATCAGGATCCAAAGAAAATTGGTGCAGAGTTTACTGACAAAGAATATGAAGAATATCAATCCATTTTGAATTCCAATAATTACTTGGCATCTCCCAAACATCAAACATCATTCTCTTTAATTCAAAAAACTCCTCCTAAAAAAAGAAAGTTCCCAGAACAGTTGCTTGATCTAAGTTATGATAATCCCGAAAGCAATCAACAAGAATGTcaagaatatgaaaaaaacaaaataaatgatagaGTGAATCATAATACAAATGACATCCTGAAAAGCAATACTCAGGCAAGATTGAAAACGATGAAAGATAACTTACTCTTTGATAAAGAACAGGCTATGACAAACTCGGAAATTCTTATGCCTCCAGTTTTTGAAGAAGCAAGATCTCCATTAGCTTCAGTACAAACTGCAGAAAATCTGGTTCTGTCCTCTGTAGAAACTAGTGCTGAAGTTGCTGTTTCAAAAGCAAGTGATTCAAGTACTGTTTCTACTTCATGTTGTATAGTGAAGGATTGGCAAAGAAACATAAAGGTTACAAAACAAGATGAATCAAACACACTTCTTTCAGCTCTCCACTTCAATAAACTTACtcctaaaatatcagaaaatttaaATAGGAAAAGTGTTATTGCTTTTCCTGATAAGTTGCTTGAAGTAGTAAGTCCTATGCACCATTCTTCACTTAAGAGAAGTGATAATAGTAAAAAACAATCATTATTTACTTCTAATGTGCCAAGTTTACATTGCCAGCAAGATCATGTGATTACTTCCAATGAATTTGCAGACCATAAAGCTATAAATACTGAATCAAGTGTGATGGGAGAGCCCTTTAAATTACAGAGTTTGGTTTCACACAGTGGAAATACATCAGAGAAGGGAATGTTCTTCAGCAGACTTGAACAATCTCCATCACTAATTTTGTTATCACCTTCCACTTCAGACAGCACAAATGGGACAATTCTAGAATGTCAGGATAAACCAGGAATGGGTGCATTAACAGAACCTTTGGAATGTTCAGATACCGAAAACTCCAACTCTTCAATCTCAGATATTCCAACTTCATTTAAACCAGTTGAACTTTCTAATTATGGAAAGAGAAAGCGAGTTTCAACTAACCTTGAAGATGTGGAAAATGATAAAGTTTCTAAAGTGAATTTGAAGAGACCAACTTCATTGCCACTTAAAAAGAAGCGGGTTACAGCCTGTATGATTGGTTCTACTTTGATAAGCCCTGAAACTCCTAGACCAAGGAAATCATGCATTCAGCAATACATTAATGGCCAAGCTTATACATACCTTGGACTAAAGTGTTCAACGCGTTCAACTTTTTGCTGTAGCTATCGACCACAACCTATGTATGTTCCACAGGACACAGACCCCAAACTGTCAATGTACTGTAACTGGCAGGCAGTTCCTGTGaagaataaaatactaaacttgACACCAGGACAACACATGGGGCTTTATGATTCACGACAGTGGTTACTTGAACAGAAAATTATAATGTCTCAATCACTGTCTTTCCAACAGCTTATCAACACACACTCTAGTTATTGGATGTATAGCATGCaaaaacagttaaacacagaAAAGTGTCATGCTAATAAGCCATTTAAATTGGATCAATCAAATCATGAAAGACAGGATGAG GTGAACACATCAATCTCTGATGACAGTAAAGCTAATactgagaaaaacaacaataactggaGAAAAAACAAGATAGTTGCTGCAAAAGAAGTTACAGCTGAATG CTGTTTACCTAAAGTGAGAAGAGATGTGGAGGCAGCATGCattgaaactgaaaatataattaagCAGAATGATAGAGAAATACAAACAATTGAAAACCAAAAAGTACAGAGTCAGGGAGCATCTTCTTCGGCTGAATTTATAAcag GAAATATACCAGCTGGTAGTTCACAAATGGACAAAAATATCACCAAGAAGAATACTTgtgaagttttatttcaaaataaaagtgcACAAAAAGTTCAGAAGCCTAATTCAGATCAACTGATATTGTTTTCTGCCAATAACTGCAAGTCTTTGCCATCTTGTGATTTCCCAAGAGAATTTGAGGTTCCATTTTCAGATGACAGCATTTTATCACAGGAGTACCAACCTTTGGCGAGAAACTTTTCTGGTGGGGAACATCATTCTCATTCTTTGTCATTAGAATATGATTCTACTTCCCCTGTTATTGACCATCAAATTTGGGATGAATCGCTACTGGCTGAACAACCAATGGATTTGCgaataacaagaaatatttatcCTGTCCCTGAGATAAACAACAAAGTTTCAAATGAGTTAAACACAACAGTTGAAGACCATCCTTTAGAATGTCAGAATTCAACAaagataaatattcataaaacatcAGATGAAAAAATAGCTGTTAACAGTTCTAAAGCTCAAGAAGTAGAACAACGCTTAGAAATAAATgataatcaacaaaataatttcaaaacttgtACCACTCTCAGATCATCTAACTGTAAATCTTTAGCCATTTCTGAAAAAACAAGTTCTATTTTGGTTCCAACTGAGTCCTCAAAGTGTAGACCCTGCATTGAAAACCATTCACATGTTAAGTCTTCTAAGATGCATGAGGAATTTGTTGTAGCTCGCTCTACACAAGGAAATTCCTTTGATGAAGGAAAATCTGTTTGTGAAATCTGCCACAAAAGTTTTCGAAAACCGAGTATGCTTCGTTTACATCTTAATATCCATTACTTTGAAAGGCGTTTTCGCTGTGACAGCTGTTCATTGTCCTTTCACACAATAGGTCATCTGCAAAAACACAAACGCTCTCTTAGTCATAACAACAAACTGAATAGGAATTTAACTTTTGGTTCTGTGACAGCTGATAATCCTCGTCCTTTCAAGTGTTCAGATTGTAAGATAGCTTTCAGGATTCATGGACACTTAGCTAAACACTTGCGCTCCAAAATGCACATAATGAAGCTAGAGTGTTTGGGAAAACTTCCTTTTGGCTTGTATGCAGAAATTGAACGTTCTGGAGTTAATGTAAATGAAATTGACACTACAGACTGTGCTAACTCCCTTGAGAGTCTCCAGGTGATGGCTCAGCGTCTTTACAGGCAGGAACCAGACAATCTTCACTGGGACACTGCCAGTTTTAGTTCTTCAGAAGAAGAAGATTGCAGACAGAGTCCAGCATGCACTGTATTTTCAGAAGTTCAAGCTGTTTCCTGTAGTGATAGCTTAGTATCAACTGCAGTTCAATCTTTGGTGTTAAATCAGAAATTAATGTCATCAAAATCTGAGGTAAAAATTGAGCCTCAAGATAATGAACCAATCACAATCAGTAAACAATTCAATAATTCTGGTCAGAAGGCATTAATTTGCCAAATATGTCAGTTACTCTTCAACAACACTGAAGAGATAAAAAAACACATGTTTAGTTCCCACCACATTGTTGTCGGTGGAACTGAAACTTTTATCCATCTACTACAAAGCAAGTCTTCAAAATCTGAAGAACTAGATGTTAACAGCTATTTTCCAGGAAGTAGCTCAAAAATTTCTTGTAGTATGTATGATAAGACGTTTTCTAGTCAGGAAACACTGCAGAAT
- the LOC143252978 gene encoding uncharacterized protein LOC143252978 isoform X3, giving the protein MPRIKQGLIEDGLSNENQHHDSTSSDSAFGDFAKMLMGKRDSYTKNGYDLENSTIPKTQCYEPVSVSLQNNISGNHSLELRTSEPSSVMTSLNGIESSELLKYRPGLENFSTVPAKESSTVSANGFFTSDSRFLPKNIAVRSSIGQGQFERCRKYEVEKCYETTHPLVNKDLFTASHELTPQENKRDNIAFTDKLDMPDAHTCPRETVLKQNYFLKEETAIAMKSGYSTQSFLASLPSGTPTSVPNSSLRSGKSNVSTEKELLVFTKSDSNTNNSSDKYEEIINMQQGNNKYNTKYIETRTSFSGYPGFRNVAPLVKNNFQAFKNTSAIWTANQNLHMPSSVYGTKREKNKIESVLHGISMHQLSVDSKIVKSAVEKEMLGFTCSNNGILPTLGNKKENSHSNSAKTQLTEISLQRNELDKEERVTDDKFDLKAGNVVDLHILQAAGHLDCISKENSSYSISSSEFSEECSVSDKPAHLNLQKVWTNNQMSQLNQSEFQSPILMKSNNTLELKHPQNPEGSIIKDLLLKTRNSKFSLGTENSESSITQFHVLNTQRIFRCNSCNAVFSKESNLFAHETSNLECIDTTSDVLFPKQGSDFYSCSSSSNFLNQDPKKIGAEFTDKEYEEYQSILNSNNYLASPKHQTSFSLIQKTPPKKRKFPEQLLDLSYDNPESNQQECQEYEKNKINDRVNHNTNDILKSNTQARLKTMKDNLLFDKEQAMTNSEILMPPVFEEARSPLASVQTAENLVLSSVETSAEVAVSKASDSSTVSTSCCIVKDWQRNIKVTKQDESNTLLSALHFNKLTPKISENLNRKSVIAFPDKLLEVVSPMHHSSLKRSDNSKKQSLFTSNVPSLHCQQDHVITSNEFADHKAINTESSVMGEPFKLQSLVSHSGNTSEKGMFFSRLEQSPSLILLSPSTSDSTNGTILECQDKPGMGALTEPLECSDTENSNSSISDIPTSFKPVELSNYGKRKRVSTNLEDVENDKVSKVNLKRPTSLPLKKKRVTACMIGSTLISPETPRPRKSCIQQYINGQAYTYLGLKCSTRSTFCCSYRPQPMYVPQDTDPKLSMYCNWQAVPVKNKILNLTPGQHMGLYDSRQWLLEQKIIMSQSLSFQQLINTHSSYWMYSMQKQLNTEKCHANKPFKLDQSNHERQDEVNTSISDDSKANTEKNNNNWRKNKIVAAKEVTAECCLPKVRRDVEAACIETENIIKQNDREIQTIENQKVQSQGASSSAEFITGFDFLKRNIPAGSSQMDKNITKKNTCEVLFQNKSAQKVQKPNSDQLILFSANNCKSLPSCDFPREFEVPFSDDSILSQEYQPLARNFSGGEHHSHSLSLEYDSTSPVIDHQIWDESLLAEQPMDLRITRNIYPVPEINNKVSNELNTTVEDHPLECQNSTKINIHKTSDEKIAVNSSKAQEVEQRLEINDNQQNNFKTCTTLRSSNCKSLAISEKTSSILVPTESSKCRPCIENHSHVKSSKMHEEFVVARSTQGNSFDEGKSVCEICHKSFRKPSMLRLHLNIHYFERRFRCDSCSLSFHTIGHLQKHKRSLSHNNKLNRNLTFGSVTADNPRPFKCSDCKIAFRIHGHLAKHLRSKMHIMKLECLGKLPFGLYAEIERSGVNVNEIDTTDCANSLESLQVMAQRLYRQEPDNLHWDTASFSSSEEEDCRQSPACTVFSEVQAVSCSDSLVSTAVQSLVLNQKLMSSKSEVKIEPQDNEPITISKQFNNSGQKALICQICQLLFNNTEEIKKHMFSSHHIVVGGTETFIHLLQSKSSKSEELDVNSYFPGSSSKISCSMYDKTFSSQETLQNHVSVSRTQHKQPLDYTDTSCAGCS; this is encoded by the exons GTCTCATTGAAGACGGACTCAGCAATGAGAACCAACATCATGATTCAACATCATCAGACAGTGCTTTTGGGGACTTTGCTAAAATGTTGATGGGAAAGCGGGATTCTTATACCAAGAATGGATATGATCTGGAAAATTCTACCATTCCAAAAACACAATGTTATGAACCAGTATCTGTTTCCCTCCAAAATAATATCTCAGGAAATCACTCTTTGGAGTTAAGAACTTCTGAGCCTTCTTCTGTAATGACTTCCTTGAATGGAATCGAGTCTTCAGAATTACTGAAATACAGACCTGGGCTTGAAAACTTTTCTACAGTGCCAGCAAAAGAGTCTTCCACTGTCTCAGCAAATGGCTTTTTCACATCTGATTCAAGGTTTCTTCCCAAAAATATTGCAGTACGTTCTAGTATAGGGCAAGGACAGTTTGAAAGATGTAGGAAATATGAAGTTGAAAAGTGCTATGAAACTACCCATCCTTTAGTAAACAAGGATTTGTTTACAGCAAGTCATGAGCTTACTCCTCAAGAAAATAAAAGGGACAATATTGCATTTACAGATAAACTTGATATGCCAGATGCTCATACTTGTCCAAGGGagacagttttaaaacaaaattattttttaaaagaagagACTGCAATTGCAATGAAATCTGGTTATTCCACACAGTCTTTTCTTGCATCTTTACCTTCTGGAACACCTACATCTGTGCCAAACTCTTCTTTAAGGTCGGGCAAGAGCAATGTGTCAACTGAAAAAGAACTACTTGTTTTTACTAAATCTGATAGCAACACAAATAATAGTTCTGATAAATATGAAGAGATAATTAATATGCAGCAAGGTAATAATAAGTACAATACAAAGTACATTGAAACAAGAACTTCATTTTCAGGTTACCCTGGTTTTAGAAATGTAGCTCCTTTGgtaaaaaataactttcaagCTTTTAAAAACACATCAGCAATTTGGACTGCTAACCAGAATTTACATATGCCAAGCTCTGTGTATGGtactaaaagagaaaaaaataaaatagaatctgTACTTCATGGCATAAGTATGCACCAACTTTCTGTGGATTCAAAGATTGTCAAGTCAGCTGTGGAAAAGGAAATGCTTGGATTCACGTGTTCCAATAATGGAATACTTCCTACTCTtggaaacaaaaaagaaaattctcACAGTAACAGTGCCAAGACACAGTTGACAGAGATTTCATTACAGAGAAATGAACTAGACAAAGAAGAGAGAGTTACTGATGATAAATTTGACTTAAAAGCTGGAAATGTGGTAGACTTGCATATTCTTCAGGCTGCTGGTCATCTAGATTGTATTTCCAAAGAGAATAGTTCTTATTCCATATCTTCATCTGAGTTTTCTGAAGAATGCAGTGTAAGTGATAAACCTGCTCACTTAAACTTACAAAAGGTTTGGACTAATAATCAAATGAGCCAATTAAACCAGTCAGAATTTCAAAGTCCAAtcttaatgaaaagtaataatacaTTAGAACTTAAACATCCACAAAATCCAGAGGGCAGTATTATAAAGGATCTATTATTAAAAACCAGAAACTCTAAATTCTCTCTCGGTACAGAGAATAGTGAATCATCTATAACTCAGTTCCATGTACTGAATACACAGAGGATATTCAGGTGTAATTCATGTAATGCTGTATTTTCTAAAGAAAGTAATCTATTTGCTCATGAAACCAGTAACTTAGAATGTATTGATACCACTAGTGATGTGCTGTTTCCAAAACAGGGTTCTGATTTTTACTCATGTTCATCTTCTAGTAATTTTCTCAATCAGGATCCAAAGAAAATTGGTGCAGAGTTTACTGACAAAGAATATGAAGAATATCAATCCATTTTGAATTCCAATAATTACTTGGCATCTCCCAAACATCAAACATCATTCTCTTTAATTCAAAAAACTCCTCCTAAAAAAAGAAAGTTCCCAGAACAGTTGCTTGATCTAAGTTATGATAATCCCGAAAGCAATCAACAAGAATGTcaagaatatgaaaaaaacaaaataaatgatagaGTGAATCATAATACAAATGACATCCTGAAAAGCAATACTCAGGCAAGATTGAAAACGATGAAAGATAACTTACTCTTTGATAAAGAACAGGCTATGACAAACTCGGAAATTCTTATGCCTCCAGTTTTTGAAGAAGCAAGATCTCCATTAGCTTCAGTACAAACTGCAGAAAATCTGGTTCTGTCCTCTGTAGAAACTAGTGCTGAAGTTGCTGTTTCAAAAGCAAGTGATTCAAGTACTGTTTCTACTTCATGTTGTATAGTGAAGGATTGGCAAAGAAACATAAAGGTTACAAAACAAGATGAATCAAACACACTTCTTTCAGCTCTCCACTTCAATAAACTTACtcctaaaatatcagaaaatttaaATAGGAAAAGTGTTATTGCTTTTCCTGATAAGTTGCTTGAAGTAGTAAGTCCTATGCACCATTCTTCACTTAAGAGAAGTGATAATAGTAAAAAACAATCATTATTTACTTCTAATGTGCCAAGTTTACATTGCCAGCAAGATCATGTGATTACTTCCAATGAATTTGCAGACCATAAAGCTATAAATACTGAATCAAGTGTGATGGGAGAGCCCTTTAAATTACAGAGTTTGGTTTCACACAGTGGAAATACATCAGAGAAGGGAATGTTCTTCAGCAGACTTGAACAATCTCCATCACTAATTTTGTTATCACCTTCCACTTCAGACAGCACAAATGGGACAATTCTAGAATGTCAGGATAAACCAGGAATGGGTGCATTAACAGAACCTTTGGAATGTTCAGATACCGAAAACTCCAACTCTTCAATCTCAGATATTCCAACTTCATTTAAACCAGTTGAACTTTCTAATTATGGAAAGAGAAAGCGAGTTTCAACTAACCTTGAAGATGTGGAAAATGATAAAGTTTCTAAAGTGAATTTGAAGAGACCAACTTCATTGCCACTTAAAAAGAAGCGGGTTACAGCCTGTATGATTGGTTCTACTTTGATAAGCCCTGAAACTCCTAGACCAAGGAAATCATGCATTCAGCAATACATTAATGGCCAAGCTTATACATACCTTGGACTAAAGTGTTCAACGCGTTCAACTTTTTGCTGTAGCTATCGACCACAACCTATGTATGTTCCACAGGACACAGACCCCAAACTGTCAATGTACTGTAACTGGCAGGCAGTTCCTGTGaagaataaaatactaaacttgACACCAGGACAACACATGGGGCTTTATGATTCACGACAGTGGTTACTTGAACAGAAAATTATAATGTCTCAATCACTGTCTTTCCAACAGCTTATCAACACACACTCTAGTTATTGGATGTATAGCATGCaaaaacagttaaacacagaAAAGTGTCATGCTAATAAGCCATTTAAATTGGATCAATCAAATCATGAAAGACAGGATGAG GTGAACACATCAATCTCTGATGACAGTAAAGCTAATactgagaaaaacaacaataactggaGAAAAAACAAGATAGTTGCTGCAAAAGAAGTTACAGCTGAATG CTGTTTACCTAAAGTGAGAAGAGATGTGGAGGCAGCATGCattgaaactgaaaatataattaagCAGAATGATAGAGAAATACAAACAATTGAAAACCAAAAAGTACAGAGTCAGGGAGCATCTTCTTCGGCTGAATTTATAAcaggttttgattttttaaaaa GAAATATACCAGCTGGTAGTTCACAAATGGACAAAAATATCACCAAGAAGAATACTTgtgaagttttatttcaaaataaaagtgcACAAAAAGTTCAGAAGCCTAATTCAGATCAACTGATATTGTTTTCTGCCAATAACTGCAAGTCTTTGCCATCTTGTGATTTCCCAAGAGAATTTGAGGTTCCATTTTCAGATGACAGCATTTTATCACAGGAGTACCAACCTTTGGCGAGAAACTTTTCTGGTGGGGAACATCATTCTCATTCTTTGTCATTAGAATATGATTCTACTTCCCCTGTTATTGACCATCAAATTTGGGATGAATCGCTACTGGCTGAACAACCAATGGATTTGCgaataacaagaaatatttatcCTGTCCCTGAGATAAACAACAAAGTTTCAAATGAGTTAAACACAACAGTTGAAGACCATCCTTTAGAATGTCAGAATTCAACAaagataaatattcataaaacatcAGATGAAAAAATAGCTGTTAACAGTTCTAAAGCTCAAGAAGTAGAACAACGCTTAGAAATAAATgataatcaacaaaataatttcaaaacttgtACCACTCTCAGATCATCTAACTGTAAATCTTTAGCCATTTCTGAAAAAACAAGTTCTATTTTGGTTCCAACTGAGTCCTCAAAGTGTAGACCCTGCATTGAAAACCATTCACATGTTAAGTCTTCTAAGATGCATGAGGAATTTGTTGTAGCTCGCTCTACACAAGGAAATTCCTTTGATGAAGGAAAATCTGTTTGTGAAATCTGCCACAAAAGTTTTCGAAAACCGAGTATGCTTCGTTTACATCTTAATATCCATTACTTTGAAAGGCGTTTTCGCTGTGACAGCTGTTCATTGTCCTTTCACACAATAGGTCATCTGCAAAAACACAAACGCTCTCTTAGTCATAACAACAAACTGAATAGGAATTTAACTTTTGGTTCTGTGACAGCTGATAATCCTCGTCCTTTCAAGTGTTCAGATTGTAAGATAGCTTTCAGGATTCATGGACACTTAGCTAAACACTTGCGCTCCAAAATGCACATAATGAAGCTAGAGTGTTTGGGAAAACTTCCTTTTGGCTTGTATGCAGAAATTGAACGTTCTGGAGTTAATGTAAATGAAATTGACACTACAGACTGTGCTAACTCCCTTGAGAGTCTCCAGGTGATGGCTCAGCGTCTTTACAGGCAGGAACCAGACAATCTTCACTGGGACACTGCCAGTTTTAGTTCTTCAGAAGAAGAAGATTGCAGACAGAGTCCAGCATGCACTGTATTTTCAGAAGTTCAAGCTGTTTCCTGTAGTGATAGCTTAGTATCAACTGCAGTTCAATCTTTGGTGTTAAATCAGAAATTAATGTCATCAAAATCTGAGGTAAAAATTGAGCCTCAAGATAATGAACCAATCACAATCAGTAAACAATTCAATAATTCTGGTCAGAAGGCATTAATTTGCCAAATATGTCAGTTACTCTTCAACAACACTGAAGAGATAAAAAAACACATGTTTAGTTCCCACCACATTGTTGTCGGTGGAACTGAAACTTTTATCCATCTACTACAAAGCAAGTCTTCAAAATCTGAAGAACTAGATGTTAACAGCTATTTTCCAGGAAGTAGCTCAAAAATTTCTTGTAGTATGTATGATAAGACGTTTTCTAGTCAGGAAACACTGCAGAAT